The genomic stretch CGGTTACTGCTTTTTTTTAATATTTTTTTAATATTGTATTGAAATTATTGTTAATTTGGTAAATATATTAACACCTTAAAAAAAATGTATATGAAGAAAATCTTACTCTTGTGCTTACTGATGGTAAGTATGATCTTAAATGCTCAAATCACCTTAGGTCAAGGAAGTACAACTGTTGGGAAAGTTCCGGTCGACAGTTATTGGGAACATTCTTATTCTCAACAAATATTTAAAAAACAGGAAATCAATGCTAACGCTGCGGGAAATATTACAGGTCTTACATTTTATTTAGATCCCGCTGGAGATATAACAAACTCATCGGATTGGGTGGTATATCTGGGGCATACTTCTAAATCTGAATTTACTTCTGATGACGATTGGGTTCCTGTTTCGGATCTTACAGAGGTATATTCCGGTACTGTCAGCAATGTAAACGGGATGGTAGAGCTTACTTTTGCGGCTCCTTTTCCTTATAATAATACACAGAATTTAGTCATTGCGGTTGATGAAAATAACCCCGATTATGACGAAGATCGGGTGTTTTACGTACATCAGCTGAATAATACGGCTAAAAGCTCTATTGGGAGCATAGGCTTCTCAGATGTTGATCCTTCAGACCCTGGCTATGGGACCTTGTTTGATTATAGATCTGTAGTCACTTTTATGGGGCTAACACCTAGTACATTACCTGCCTGTACTTCCTTAATGTCACCGGCAAATAATGCGGTTATGGTACCGCTATCTTCTGATATTACCTGGTATCCATCACCTGGGGCTACAAGTTATAAAATATCTATAGGAACAACTCCCGGTGGTTCCAATATCGTGAATCAGCAAACAGTAACCACAACGAGCTTTACACCAGCTGCCCCTCTTTCTTTAGATGCTACTTATTACGTAAGAGTAGTAGCAGTGGGACCAGGGGGAGAGTCTTCAGGCTGTTCCGAGACAAAATTCTCCACGGTACTCTCACCTCCTTTGAATGATGAATGTACTACAGCAGTTACACTAACGGTAAATCCAGATATGAATTGTGGAAGTAAAACATCCGGGCATACCTTTGGAGCGGGTGATTCAGGTGTACCTGTAGATCCTTGTTACGGAGAAGCCGATGATGATGTATGGTATAAATTTACTGCCACTTCAGCGTCTCATGTCATTTCATTGAGTAATATGGTTTCTATTGGGTCTGAGGATAGTTATTCACTTCAATTTCAGGTTTTAAACGGGGATTGCAGTAATCTGGCGAGTGTAGAGTGTTCAGATTATGATGAACTTAAGGTAATTTCCGGCCTTACAGCAGGTCAGGTCTATTATCTAAGAGTGTTTACTGATGGAGGAGCAGGGGAAGCTCAAAGCTTTGATATTTGTATAGGAACAATTCCTCCACCTCCGGTAAATGATGATTGTTCGGGAGCTTTGGTAGCATCGGTATTCCCTTATGTTTATACACAGGCTGACGCGGCTGGAGCTACTAATAATAACGGAATTATTGAAGTTTGCACAGACAAAATGAACGACGGTACTTGGTTTACTTTTACAGGAGATGGTAGTATCTATGATATTGAAGTTTCAATGCCGGCAGGAAGCAATTTTGACCCTCAGATAGGAGTATATAGCGGGGCATGTGATAGTTTAAGTTGTGAAAAAACGGCTGATGATGCCGCTGCTGGTGGTACTGAAACAGCTTCTGTGCCCACTGTAGCAGGAACCGTATATTACGTGAATGTAGGGCATTACAGTAATTATTCAGATCAGATGGAAGGTACCTTTACGATTAGCATTAATAAAGGAAGTCTTGGAACTTCTGAAGTATCGTCTAAGAATAAGAATGAGATTAAAGTGTATCCGAACCCATTTGCAGAAGAATTGAATATCGCAAAAGCAGATCAGGTAAAATCAATATCTATTTTGGATGTTTCAGGCAAATTGGTGAAAACTATCGAAAATTCTTCATCTGCCCTTCATCTAGGTGATTTGAAGCAAGGTCTGTATGTTGTGATTCTGAATATGAAAGACGGAACAAAACAAACTGTGAAAGCCATTAAGAAATAATGGTCTGTCATTCGTGATAGAATGAATTTCTTATTTAATTGAAAAAGATGAGCGAAATATTCGCTCATCTTTTTTTCTTTCTTTCTTAATGCTATTATTTATTACTCCTACTCATTATTTGTCCGGTATTGGTTGTATATCTCCCTTATTCAACAGGTCGAAAACAGTTGGGAAGAACATGACGAGAATAAAATAAATAATAATCATCAGCGCTATTAATACGAAAAGAATAATTACTAAACTATTCGGCTTATTTTTCTTTTTAGGTTCCATGACTTTGCGGTATTTGGTGAATAGATTAAATTAATACCTAATATTAAGCTAATTTCTTGCCACATTGTTTGCAATACCTCGCATCATCATCAATATCCTCATTGCCACAACGATCACATATCTTTTCCAGATTTTGTCTCTTGTTTCGCATTTCTGCTGTTACAATCCCCGTAGGAACAGCAATGATAGAGTAACCGGCAAGCATCAGGACAACAGCGAAAAATTTACCAAGTGGAGTAATAGGGGAGACATCTCCATATCCTACAGTGGTTACGGTTACTACAGCCCAATAAATAGCCTGTGGGATCGTTTCAAAACCCTGGCGGCCACCTTCTACCATAAACATCAGAGAACCTACAATTACTGAAAATATAATCAGAAACAGAAGGAATATGTAAATCTTTCTTGAACTGTTTTTTAAAGCTCTTACGATGAGGTATCCATCATTCATGAAATCCAGTAAGTTAAAAATTCTGAAAATTCTCAACATTCTGAGCATTCTGAAGATCAGGAAGTATTTGGTTACTGGGAAGAAAAAACTTAGATAAAATGGAACTAAGGCCAGGAAATCTATAATTCCGAAAAAGCTGAAGATATAATGTTTTTTATTTTTTACTACAGCAATCCTCATAGAATATTCTGCAGTAAAAAAAATAGAAATTACCCATTCAAGAATCAGGAATGTATAATGAAACCTTTTATCGAGTTGAGGTACACTTTCCATCATAATAATGGCCGTACTCACAAGAATTAAAGAAAGCAGGATGATATCGAACAGTTTTCCGAGCCTGGTATCGGAGCGGTAAAT from Chryseobacterium indologenes encodes the following:
- a CDS encoding T9SS type A sorting domain-containing protein, whose protein sequence is MKKILLLCLLMVSMILNAQITLGQGSTTVGKVPVDSYWEHSYSQQIFKKQEINANAAGNITGLTFYLDPAGDITNSSDWVVYLGHTSKSEFTSDDDWVPVSDLTEVYSGTVSNVNGMVELTFAAPFPYNNTQNLVIAVDENNPDYDEDRVFYVHQLNNTAKSSIGSIGFSDVDPSDPGYGTLFDYRSVVTFMGLTPSTLPACTSLMSPANNAVMVPLSSDITWYPSPGATSYKISIGTTPGGSNIVNQQTVTTTSFTPAAPLSLDATYYVRVVAVGPGGESSGCSETKFSTVLSPPLNDECTTAVTLTVNPDMNCGSKTSGHTFGAGDSGVPVDPCYGEADDDVWYKFTATSASHVISLSNMVSIGSEDSYSLQFQVLNGDCSNLASVECSDYDELKVISGLTAGQVYYLRVFTDGGAGEAQSFDICIGTIPPPPVNDDCSGALVASVFPYVYTQADAAGATNNNGIIEVCTDKMNDGTWFTFTGDGSIYDIEVSMPAGSNFDPQIGVYSGACDSLSCEKTADDAAAGGTETASVPTVAGTVYYVNVGHYSNYSDQMEGTFTISINKGSLGTSEVSSKNKNEIKVYPNPFAEELNIAKADQVKSISILDVSGKLVKTIENSSSALHLGDLKQGLYVVILNMKDGTKQTVKAIKK
- a CDS encoding ion transporter, translated to MEREHNLVPEDTLWKRYLYRIIYRSDTRLGKLFDIILLSLILVSTAIIMMESVPQLDKRFHYTFLILEWVISIFFTAEYSMRIAVVKNKKHYIFSFFGIIDFLALVPFYLSFFFPVTKYFLIFRMLRMLRIFRIFNLLDFMNDGYLIVRALKNSSRKIYIFLLFLIIFSVIVGSLMFMVEGGRQGFETIPQAIYWAVVTVTTVGYGDVSPITPLGKFFAVVLMLAGYSIIAVPTGIVTAEMRNKRQNLEKICDRCGNEDIDDDARYCKQCGKKLA